Within Wyeomyia smithii strain HCP4-BCI-WySm-NY-G18 chromosome 2, ASM2978416v1, whole genome shotgun sequence, the genomic segment GCGAGATAAACGTTTTATGTGTTCGTCCGATTTTAGGCAAGGTAGCGTTCAATCGTTCGGCTCCGACAGTACTTTTGCCGGTGGAGTCGAGGGAGAGGCACCAGGAGGGGCAAAAATCAATGAATATCAGGCGGCATGGAATGTTACAAACGCAATTCAGGTGAGGATTATCTAGTTGTACCTACTTTCTATCCATGAGGTTCAAACAATATATTGGGGAAACAAACTTGTTTTGAGAATTTTACAAAAGGTGGCGTTACGAGTATTGTATCGATCCGAGCCGCTTTGCGACTATTCATGGTAAAGTGCAATCATTTTTCTCCAAATGTCAGTATGTATAATTTAATTTGAGTATAAGGAACATACTTTCTGTATGCTTTAACCAAGTTAATCACTGCACCAACAAAGATTCGGGTACATGTTGTAAAAACTATCAACAAAACTTCACCCTTGTAAAAAGTCGTCCTAACAGATGTCAGGTTAGATGCAAAATCTTTGTCGAATAAACACAAAATCTAAATCCGAATTGGAATGAATCTCGTGGGGTTTACTTTAGGAACATTCTACATAATAAGGAGCTGTTTCAAATCAAAATCTGGTTGATACTGAATGCTAGGCTGATGATTCAAATCGTATTTGTTGGTTCAAAGCTTCGGTCttaacgaccgcacatttcataGTTGCCTCTTCGAGTTGGTGAAATTGCACAAAAGAACCACCGTAATATGGCTAATTGGGATAACATTTTCAATGTACTTCCGCTTTGTataagatcgataacggcgccgccggctacgtccttatGGTCGGTCAGGGAAGAAAGAAAGGAAGTGGatcgttgttgccagagaccgTTACccctgcatctctaacgactgttaCGGAAAGGAAGGGTACTTTTTAAAACGTAGTAAATGTACTGCTCTTTTATACCGAGCCTCATTGGATACTCTTGCCAATCGTCGGCATTTATAATTGCCTGGGAAAATGGTGTATTCATTCAACTGTGTGTCGGATCtaactttttttgaaatttgcgtAAGGGAAGGGTTAAACctaagcctgagaataaacccatgcgttgaagtcccTCTGACTCTGACATcgaatggtctgattctactaagattaaAACTCGTTAAACTAACTCGTTTGTCaatgcggactctgtaaccttgagccTACGAGCTCACCTAACAAACATGAGAACGatggttttataaaaaaatcgctCAAAGTGTTACTTCTACTAGCttgtgttttcttttttttttatcttaattAAGTCATTTATgagaacattttacatttcacGACACAGCCTAATCACATTCAACACTATAAAAGTCTATAAACAATCATTAAGCATAGTATTCTAAGTACAAACAAATTTACAGCTAGCACATTGATTCCATACAGGTAATACAGATTTCTCAACTATTTCAAAAGTTTTATTTGCGAAATTCTTCAAATAGTTTGTTATAATTCACCAACTGTGCTCTATTCTCTACAGGGCATGTTCATCGTCTCGCTTCCTTTCGCGGTACTGCGTGGCGGTTACTGGGCCATCATTGCTATGGTTGGCATAGCACACATCTGCTGTTACACGGGCAAGATTCTGGTTCAATGTCTGTACGAACCGGATCCGCAAACCGGGGAGCCAACACGTGTTCGCGATAGCTACGTAGCCATCGCTAAGGTATGTTTCGGCAAAAGAGTCGGAGCACGGGTGGTGAGTATAGCGCAAATCATCGAACTTCTAATGACCTGTATTCTGTACGTGGTGGTTTGCGGTGATCTGATGGCCGGATCGTTCCCCGATGGAGCTCTCGATAGCCGTTCCTGGATGATGTTGTGCGGTATCTTCCTGTTACCATTGGCATTTCTCAAGTCGCTCCACCATGTCTCGTTGCTGTCGTTCTGGTGCACAATGTCGCATCTGTTGATCAATGCGATCATTGTTGGCTACTGTCTGCTGGAGATCGGCGATTGGGGCTGGAGTAAGGTCAAGTGGCGAATGGATTTTGAGAACTTTCCAATCTCGCTTGGTGTTATTGTCTTCTCCTACACGTCGCAGATCTTTTTACCGACACTGGAAGGAAACATGGAGGACCGTTCCAAATTCAACTGGATGCTCGACTGGTCGCATATTGCAGCGGCTGCCTTCAAGGCTCTTTTTGGCTACATCTGCTTTTTGACATTTCAAAATGATACTCAACAAGTTATTACGAACAATTTGCACTCACCTGCCTTCAAGGGTCTGGTAAACTTCTGCTTGGTCATCAAAGCGGTTCTAAGCTATCCACTGCCATATTTTGCTGCATGCGAACTTCTGGAGCGTGCATTCTTCCGTGGAAAACCCAAAACAATTTTCCCCGTAGTTTGGGAGCTGGACGGTGATTTGAAGGTTTGGGGCTTGGCCTGGCGATTAGCTGTAATCATTGGTACCATCATGATGGCTTGCTTCATTCCACACTTTTCGATTTTAATGGGTTTCATCGGAAGCTTCACCGGTACGATGTTGAGTTTCATTTGGCCATGTTACTTTCATCTCAAACTAAAAGGTCATCTGCTGGACCAGCGGGAGCGAGCATACAACTACTTTATCATATTTCTGGGCGTTCTGTTCGGCGTCGTCGGAATCTATGACTCCGGCAGCGCTTTGATCAAAGCGTTCGAAATTGGTCTTCCATTCTAAGTAGCTACAAGTAAAACAAGCGCGTTGTAAAAATTAACATGTTGTTAACGACCCCCACTGCTTCTCGCGCATGCTTTTATTTGTTGACGCAAATTCAACAGTTATGTATAGTTGTTAATTCTAAAAACAGTGAATAAACCGCAAACAACTTACGGATTAGAATTCCAGTAGACCCATCGTCCTAGCGGGAAATGATCTATTGTTTTAGTTGAATATTAACTATCGTATGGAATTTTATTGCAAGTATTTACCAGTAAGACATATCCAAAACCAATTGTATATTATATTTAGAACTTTAGAAATTACGCACGGAATATTAATGATAAGACAGAAAAATCTTCAATTCACAAACTGAAGCCAGATGATCAATGTCTTCCCAAGTATAGCAGAGCAGAAGTCAATGAAACAGACTCAGTTAATCCAACTGTCTTCCACAGATTGTCAAGGAGATCTTTTCAGTCGAACAAATTATATTCAACAGAATGATACGAATGCTTATAGCTAGCAATTGATGGTTTGAACAAAATATAATGAACAAAAATGCAATAAATTAAACATCGTTACTATAGAGAGCGCAAGACAGAAATCACTTACGCAAACACAAAGATAAGAAAGTGGAATCAATTAATCGTGTATTGACAATAAATCAAACCGGAACGTATTTGAATGATAATAATCATATTTATCAACCTTATTGTAATTGAtagcaaactggaaaaaaacacTAGAAACAAACAAGCGcaaaatcaaacaaataaaaGAAAACGGTGTTACAAGTCTACAGTCATTAGAAGTATTGGAATGTTTTCGATATTTTGAATTGACTATAGTCGTTTGCCAAGACTCATATCGAAAATCATGTCTTccataaaaaaaacagtttgaaaCTTTAAAAAGCATACTATAATCCACCGTCTTCCAGATCTAGAGAGATAAGAACATTATTAAGTTATTGTGAGGCATTTTTAAGTAATGTATATTATAACTAATTTATTGCGATTGATTTCAGCTTCACTGTGTTATATTCGAGCGCAAATCGTTACGAGAAGCCCATGAACTTATTATATTACTGTATTCAAAAGTAAAATTATAGGTGTCCAAATAAATATAGTTAGTTGACTCCAGAGTGTGTTTTACTtaatttcattttctttttttttcctaatgTCATGCATAACTAGAAAATAGCTCATCCGATTTTCTGCAATCTTCAAGGTATCCAATGGAATACCAGCATACGACTATTGAAATGTATTTCTCCAATGTGTTTCACAATCGCAGCTTCCCGAACGGCTCCAACAGTttgttgaacttcaattcaACCGAAATCTGCTTAATAATAGCTCTATAAGCTAaaaatgaacaattttttggTTTGTTGGGTAATCTTAAGCTCGTGAAAACTCAACGAATCCAGCTTGCCTTTTCCTTGTTTAATGGAATTTTGTTGACTACGTAATTTGTAGAAAATGTTTTTCAAGATCACTATTCGAATTTCGCCTGTTGTTTTAATGACACTGGTGCGCCACTTGATCATTTCAAAGTCTTTGTCGATTTTTGTTTTAACCAAAATGAGTGTGATGAGGTTTGCTGTTCAATGTTTCCCTTAAAGATAATTGAAGAACGAACGTGTTTTTAGACTTTTGCTTTGATTACTTAGTTGGGTTTGGGGTGATATTGATTTCGAAAACCTGCAGTAACCTCAACAAACGATTTTGTTGATTTCCAGCTTATTCAGCTTTAGTTCAGCCGAAATTCACCTAATAGTAGCTAACTTTTagggcgacagatcgttgagatcctatgccggaTCCAGGATACGCCTCCACAATATTCAGTCTTGGGCTGCTTtcctccagtctccccttacattactctggcatcctcgttgacagcacacatccagcgcgtgcgaagTCTGTCTCGAAGTCGTTTTACTTCTATCTGgctctctgctaaatattatcttcgccgcgctcgtcgatcggctaCCTTCTACTTCAACGATtaatgtccgtagagcgccaccgggaggagtAGAGTGCAAATTACGCTCACAAACGTCACAAATCGTCATACAAATGCTGAAGCGCTTGTTCAGCTACAATTCAGTATATATACAGCCAATGTAAAACTGGTTATAAAATAAACTGGAAATAGATGTACGGGTGCAATGCATTATTTATTTAACCATGCATTATTATTTaaccaaaaaatgtttttttggaaGCATCAAGAAGCATTTACTCAATCAGTTTGTTAAGAGTTTAATTGATGTTGTTTAATAGCTATTTTGGCAATCCGTTTCACCTGTAAGCAGACTTTATTCAGCTATTTTGAAATTATTAGCTGTTTTATTCAGCCCAATTATTTGTTGggcatacccttaggataatctggtgaattgcactacacagctgcccgctcccgactttgaactaagtaagccgtccttcccagcggcttcatggttcttcagctctttggaATTCTTCACCtagtccaatgttggtgggtccacatcATGTTCGTCCTCCCcaatttgtatcattttcctCTCGAATTGTTGATAACAAAATGATGTCACTGCaacctggggtgacattgcgcatttcgtttcgagcaactcgaacaaaactaaatgatggCTGGGGGCGCtaagtttcgtttttcgtatttttttcgacttttcgggttagatgagccgcagtacaaatgacaatgacagctccttttaagcttaaagcataactggcagtatgcgacctcgaaaatagcgaaaatcgttcgaatcgagctgcgcaatgccacccctggtgggggtgacacccaggggGAAAGAGGTGACACGCGGGTTCTTTCACGGAAtttgcgcggtttttttttacgcggattccggaatttatgcgtttttacgcggatttcggtttctcttcacttggattgcagaatttacgcggattccgcagtttacgcggtttttttacgcggattccggaatttacgcgtttgtttctacgcggcacgtatccccgcgtaaaaagtgactttagtgtaaCAACACTGGAATTAATCCAAGTTACAAACCTGGCTGTTACAGTATGCGCGCAGTCGTCACCATCTCGTCACGCGCAGGTGAGGAATGACATTTCGCGAAAGTGTGTGCGTGACCATAAGTTTGACATTTTAACTATCCCTGCGCTGCCTGTGAAGGTGTAGGTTGCACTCTGCGTATACGTTCGGCTGCTGCTCTGTAACTTCAGTGTTGTTCCAGCCCCGTCGTTTTGTGCCGTTTCCAGTTTTGTGCGTGTcgcgaagaaaaaaaactgttttggctTTACCAAACTAGTAAATGTTTTCTTTTCTCCTACTTGTGTATCGAAATAAAGTTTGTATCGTAAATTCAATTCAGCATATTTTCGGAAATGTTTGTCAGCAATAAAAAGTAGTGATTGTGTGCCGGAGAAAAGTGGATACACTGATTGTGTGATTTATTGGAAGGGTGTCATTTCTGGGAGGAGgaacaatttttgattttcaagaTAACTGGTGCAAACTATTTCAAACTTGATGCTTTATGCAATAATCTGCCCAACAAATAAGGATCATTTTATTACAGGTAGGTTTGGTTGATAATTTCCGTGTTAATATGCTAATGCAGTATTTCTGTTTTAGGTAAGAAAATGATTTGTGGTTTTTATTTTGCGACATGAGTTATCATTGATCAGCTCCACCGAACAGATGCTATAAATAGTTGTAATAGAACGATTATTGCACCATAGTTGATGGAAAAGAAAAGATTTTGATCATCAGCAAGTGGTGTTTCGGGGTAAAGAAAATTCAAACACATACACAAGTACACCAGCCAAACAGACGAGCATAAGCAGCATCCACCCTGAATTAAATTTGTGTGTATCCCCGTCTCACAATGGAACGGGGGAAGCTATCAACGCGCAGATCTGATTTTCGTCCCTAGTATTCGCATTGATCGGGTGAGTTTGTAATGGCTCAATGGATAAATGGTTTACTTGCTAGCTGCCGCAGCCAAGTGAGATCGCAAAGCAAAGTTTAATTTGGTTATCAAGCAAAATCGTAATCAGCGCAACGTCTCGTGGAATGCGACACACATGGTCACGAGAAGCATATCGTGATGCAGTATTATAGTTGTCGCCCTGCACTACAAACCAACTGCGAGTTTGTTTGTCATTCTACACCTGCTTGTGTACatgtcagttttttttgtgcTTGGATAGGCAAAACCGTGTGGAACTGGTTCTGCGATAGGTGCTTTCTGAGCAACCGACaagaaaattaggaaaaaatcaCCCCTCCGGTTGaattataataatattataattgaGGCTAAATGTGATTAAAATGAGGATTACTTATGAGAAACACTCTGATGGATTTGAATTACCGTAAAGCGCCTTAATTCTGCGCGGGTCTTAATTCTGCGCACTTtgtattaaaatattaaaaaatattaattaaaagcagattttcaaaaatgtcgTTTAGAAATGATTTCCTATATataaactgtcaactttctgctcatgtttccttttttactaaacggcatcaacattttgatgcgaagtgcgcagaattagggcgcctcaCGGTAGTTGAGATTTAGATATTGTTCAATATCTTTATCTGCAAGTAACATACTATTTCGATGCACAAAACTTTGCCAAGTATTAAATTTTTTAGGAGTTTTAATTGATACGTCACCAAATAATAGACTGACGTGCAGTGATAAGTTTAGTAACGAGTCATCTGCCTCAAATATGACTTCGTTTCAGCAGTAACACGTGATATAGAATTCACTACTAGCTACACATTTTTTAATGAATCTTTTTTCAAAATAGATTATTTATAGGTTCTTTTTAAAAATAgataattgacaatttttattaataGATTAAGACATTACGTGGTAGATGCAATGTTTATGCCAATATATACTACTATTCAAGCGTGTTTTTGCAAGTCGTAGTTATGATGTGTCTCAAGCTAGCTATGCGTGTGACAATGGACGTTGTAGAAAGGGCCAAATAATCAAGTTTGTTTTATAGTGATCGAGTGCTCGGAAACATCACAAAATCAAACTACAGCCCAATTTTCGTGAGCCCACATCGTTAACCAGGATAAGCGCTGATtcgtgcgtcttgaactgtcctacagatcagacgttttttcggttgcttgtggactggtctttgactgcctatagcttcaaagtttgtgttttgtcagtgtgtcttttaaagactacctgaaagttatttcccatcagtctttctcaagactacctacttttgaatttaacatttgttttaacttttttcgtatcacctgaaatggctggacggaaaaagaaacctcgcatcgctgcggggaggaaaaaagaggcatctctttctgacacttcgagtgtctgtagtgacaatccttttgatattttgcctgagcaagaagctggtgaaatggaagttataaATAAttaactatacaaaatataaaatctttgaaaaaggagaaagttccacctattgtggtaaccatttcttctgaatttaatatattcaaaaaggaactttcaacgtttgtttctgacgttaaagttacctatcaaattggccgtagaggtgaatgccgcttattagccgactcagtaaagggtcgtgatcgtcttgttcagtatttaactgacaagatgtacaaattttttacatatgacaccaagaatgccaagccgttcaaggttgtcttgaaaggtctcaccaacgatcaaaccgttgatgagatcaaacttactttaacagaattacttggcatagcccctacccaagtaattctaatgaaacaaaaatcacgaggcgataacagtcagagaactggaatttcccttgtgcgtgtaaagtgggaaatttataggaagtatggcggaggtgaaaagcatatcacccaatgccgtacttgccaacgttatggccatggttccaaattctgtaacatggaccaaaaatgtcttaattgttgAGACTCTTCttacaaaaaggacacatgtcctgtgaaagagagtaaaatgagctgtgcgaattgtaacggcaaccatatgtcaaatttttatcaatgcccagtccgtttagcaattgttaaggcaaggcaaggtaaacaaaattcaatttctcaattaaaaccaacttcaaaacaaaattctccaagcgtaccagtgacgcatagtttacctactcctttgcatacccgtttaacttatgcacaggtcacaggtagttcgaacattataccgcctagtgttggtagttcgaaaatgaccgttaatatgggtaagcaaaacacgctagaaaataattgtacacctattactccagctaatattgctaccgaaaatattttttctaatgtcaactttacggcaggtaaactttcttttttgcaacaggcaatgttcgatcttatgaacgccatgttgcaggcaaaatcaatgtttgaagccattcaaataggcacaaattttactattaaaattgtttctaatttaaaatttagcaatgattttaaataaaacaattaaaatattaaattggaatgctcgctcattgaaggccaatgagaatgagctttttaattttttaacagtaaataatgtgcatattgcaatttttactgaaacatttttgaaacctaacataaaattaaaatatgatcccaattacgtggttcatagatatgataggattcagggttccggcggtggagttgcaattgttattcatcgccgaatcaaacatcgtgctcttccccatcttgagacgaaagttattgaaactttgggaattgaagttcaaactgaac encodes:
- the LOC129724128 gene encoding vesicular inhibitory amino acid transporter, translating into MSFLNALRSTPLPPVKNVLNVALQTARQTIPSKNKQNDYEQPGGEDVAPGGSMRAPPQVPPRPQNVHFAESDGDTGGTTEMNPLNPFTNPKAYYQEGMDQAPAGQYQETGFNQPRDFENGYQSGGYPRQGSVQSFGSDSTFAGGVEGEAPGGAKINEYQAAWNVTNAIQGMFIVSLPFAVLRGGYWAIIAMVGIAHICCYTGKILVQCLYEPDPQTGEPTRVRDSYVAIAKVCFGKRVGARVVSIAQIIELLMTCILYVVVCGDLMAGSFPDGALDSRSWMMLCGIFLLPLAFLKSLHHVSLLSFWCTMSHLLINAIIVGYCLLEIGDWGWSKVKWRMDFENFPISLGVIVFSYTSQIFLPTLEGNMEDRSKFNWMLDWSHIAAAAFKALFGYICFLTFQNDTQQVITNNLHSPAFKGLVNFCLVIKAVLSYPLPYFAACELLERAFFRGKPKTIFPVVWELDGDLKVWGLAWRLAVIIGTIMMACFIPHFSILMGFIGSFTGTMLSFIWPCYFHLKLKGHLLDQRERAYNYFIIFLGVLFGVVGIYDSGSALIKAFEIGLPF